A DNA window from Anas acuta chromosome 4, bAnaAcu1.1, whole genome shotgun sequence contains the following coding sequences:
- the CYTL1 gene encoding cytokine-like protein 1: MKMLLSLIALLSAALLAHAAPPTCYSRVLSLSKEITESFKALQTSKDVDPCVETLPRLYLDIHNYCVLTKLRDFVAYPRCERVIEVSDLKEKARSLYTIMISYCRRDLVFLTDDCNALENSVETSDEIDS, translated from the exons ATGAAGATGCTGCTGAGCCTGATcgctctgctctctgctgccctGCTAGCCCATGCAGCCCCTCCAACTTGCTACTCCAGGGTGTTGTCTCTGAGCAAAGAAATCACAGAGTCTTTTAAGGCGTTGCAGACCTCCAAGGATGTG GACCCATGTGTGGAGACGCTGCCCAGGCTGTACTTGGACATCCAT AATTACTGTGTGCTGACAAAACTCCGTGATTTTGTGGCCTACCCCAGATGTGAGAGAGTGATTGAAGTGAGTGATCTGAAGGAAAAAGCCCGTAGCCTGTACACCATTATGATCTCCTACTGCAGAAGG GACTTGGTGTTCCTCACTGATGACTGTAATGCTCTGGAAAATTCTGTTGAGACCTCTGATGAAATTGACAGCTAA